A DNA window from Hordeum vulgare subsp. vulgare chromosome 1H, MorexV3_pseudomolecules_assembly, whole genome shotgun sequence contains the following coding sequences:
- the LOC123430224 gene encoding uncharacterized protein LOC123430224: MKGKINLTNQQMLDSILKQSCTCLYCRVLRANSNYQPAQVTESSVVDSAIMADRMMKRRRWDELTRTARMKRKAQIQLKKSRKRARTNNGEIGKDDNSNASKIWNFGRPTYICQHCNALMWHEERVQACGRTKPTFGICCKRGQVTLPSLKEPPPYLTHLLTRDGGERSANYRKHIRSYNSMFAFTSMGGTLDKKINKERGPYVFRMNGQNRHQIGTLLPQEGNKPRFQQLYIYDTNNEIQNRVEASRSGKRDVSLDETIVNGLLSMLDNNNTLAQSFRMARDRFKEGDYNNFTLRLLGNRDQDGRKDNMPSTSEVAALIVKDPTQKHYGRDLVLEYKDMKPKRISEIHPKFMAMQYPLLFPYGEDGYRLGIKYNEKKGVSNKKYITMLEYYAYHLQQRPGQSMLLLTCGNLSMQFMVDVYTCIEQSRLNWVRKNQGKLRTELYDGLQDAFRKGDTLAEQVGRRIVLPASFTGSPRNIEQNYQDVMAICRWAGYPDLFVTFTCNPNWPEIQLMLNEAGNQKPAERPDIAVRVFMIKLKELMFDIKSKQHFGKTKAGKY, translated from the coding sequence ATGAAGGGCAAAATCAATCTAACGAATCAACAGATGCTGGACTCGATATTGAAACAATCATGCACCTGCCTATATTGCCGAGTGTTAAGGGCAAATTCAAACTATCAGCCAGCACAAGTGACAGAATCATCAGTTGTAGACAGTGCAATAATGGCTGACCGGATGATGAAACGAAGACGATGGGATGAATTAACAAGAACAGCACGAATGAAGAGGAAAGCACAAATTCAACTCAAGAAGAGCAGAAAACGTGCTAGAACCAATAATGGTGAAATAGGCAAGGATGATAATTCTAATGCCAGTAAGATATGGAACTTCGGGAGGCCAACATACATCTGCCAACACTGCAATGCACTTATGTGGCATGAAGAAAGAGTACAAGCTTGCGGACGAACAAAGCCAACATTTGGGATATGCTGCAAAAGAGGACAGGTTACCTTGCCATCATTGAAAGAACCGCCACCATACCTTACGCATttattgacaagagatggaggggAAAGATCAGCAAACTACAGAAAACACATTAGGTCTTACAACTCCATGTTTGCATTCACATCAATGGGGGGGACTTTAgataagaaaataaataaagaacGTGGACCTTATGTTTTCCGAATGAATGGACAGAATCGCCATCAGATAGGCACCCTGCTACCTCAAGAAGGAAATAAGCCTCGTTTCCAGCAGTTGTATATCTATGACACAAATAATGAGATCCAGAACAGGGTGGAAGCATCAAGATCTGGTAAACGTGATGTCTCACTAGATGAAACAATTGTCAATGGCCTACTAAGCAtgctcgacaacaacaacacactaGCACAATCATTTCGAATGGCAAGAGATAGATTTAAAGAAGGtgactacaacaacttcactcttcGTTTACTTGGCAACAGGGATCAAGATGGAAGGAAAGATAACATGCCATCAACATCAGAAGTTGCTGCGCTGATAGTCAAAGATCCAACCCAAAAACATTATGGGCGTGACCTTGTTCTCGAGTACAAAGATATGAAACCTAAAAGGATTTCAGAAATCCATCCAAAATTCATGGCCATGCAGTACCCGTTGCTCTTCCCATATGGAGAAGATGGTTATAGACTTGGAATCAAATACAACGAAAAGAAAGGTGTAAGTAACAAGAAATATATCACCATGCTGGAATACTATGCATACCATCTCCAACAGCGCCCAGGTCAGTCAATGTTGCTGCTAACATGTGGAAATCTATCAATGCAGTTCATGGTAGATGTCTATACATGCATCGAACAGTCTAGGCTCAATTGGGtaagaaaaaatcaaggaaagTTAAGGACAGAACTTTATGATGGACTACAGGACGCATTCAGAAAAGGAGACACACTAGCAGAGCAAGTAGGGAGGAGAATAGTACTCCCAGCAAGTTTCACAGGAAGTCCTCGAAACATAGAGCAGAACTACCAAGATGTGATGGCAATATGCCGTTGGGCTGGATATCCTGACTTGTTCGTAACATTCACATGCAACCCTAATTGGCCTGAGATTCAGTTGATGCTAAATGAAGCCGGGAACCAGAAACCAGCAGAACGACCTGATATTGCAGTTCGAGTGTTCATGATAAAACTAAAAGAGCTCATGTTTGATATAAAAAGTAAACAGCATTTCGGGAAGACTAAAGCAGGTAAGTATTAG